One Phaseolus vulgaris cultivar G19833 chromosome 4, P. vulgaris v2.0, whole genome shotgun sequence DNA window includes the following coding sequences:
- the LOC137837685 gene encoding protein DETOXIFICATION 49-like produces MCHPTLDVTCKCCCTTSPPDYQISIKDSEEQHPIMLTNPLISKLQNNTTPPPPQLNTSTTPKTTPSPPPQPIKTVTEPAKSHLPDTINEVISISKIAIPMILTGLLLYCRSMISMLFLGHLGELALAGGSLAVGFANITGYSILSGLAVGMEPICGQAFGAKRFTLLGLCLQRTILLLLFTSLPISLLWLHMKKILLLCGQDEAMATQAQSYLVYSIPDLIAQSFLHPLRIYLRSQSITLPLTLCASLSILLHIPINYFLVSHLRLGIKGVALGGVWTNFNLVASLILYIVFSGTHKKTWGGFSFECFTQWKSLLNLAIPSCVSVCLEWWWYEIMILLCGLLVNPRATVASMGILIQTTSLLYIFPSSLSFSVSTRVGNKLGAQKPSKARLSAIVGLSCSFVSGVLALVFALMVRNTWASMFTKDKEIISLTSMVLPIIGLCELGNCPQTTGCGVLRGTARPKVGANINLGCFYLVGMPVSIWLAFFSGYDFQGLWLGLLAAQGSCAVSMLVVLCRTDWEFEAQRAKKLTGMGGASSVDDHNHEVDPEKPLKFESKEDSLALLADSDENEQ; encoded by the coding sequence ATGTGTCATCCAACTCTTGACGTCACCTGCAAATGCTGCTGCACCACTTCACCTCCTGATTACCAAATTTCAATCAAGGACTCAGAAGAGCAGCACCCCATAATGCTCACCAACCCTTTGATCTCCAAACTCCAAAACAACacaacaccaccaccacctcAACTTAACACATCCACAACACCAAAAACAACACCTTCACCACCACCACAACCGATAAAAACTGTAACAGAACCAGCAAAATCACATCTCCCTGACACCATCAATGAAGTGATTTCCATATCCAAAATAGCCATCCCTATGATCCTTACTGGCCTCCTCCTCTACTGCCGCTCCATGATCTCCATGCTCTTCCTTGGCCACCTTGGAGAGCTTGCTTTGGCTGGTGGCTCCCTGGCTGTTGGCTTTGCCAACATCACTGGCTACTCAATCCTGTCTGGTCTTGCTGTAGGAATGGAGCCAATCTGTGGCCAAGCTTTTGGTGCCAAGAGGTTCACCCTCCTTGGCCTCTGCTTGCAAAGAACCATTCTTCTTCTCCTCTTCACTTCCCTCCCCATATCACTCCTTTGGCTCCACATGAAGAAAATTCTTCTCCTTTGTGGCCAGGATGAGGCCATGGCCACACAAGCCCAATCATATCTTGTTTACTCCATTCCTGACCTCATAGCACAATCTTTCTTACATCCTTTGAGAATTTACCTTAGGAGCCAATCCATTACCCTCCCTCTCACCCTCTGTGCCTCCTTGTCAATTCTCCTTCACATACCCATCAACTACTTTCTTGTGTCTCACCTCAGGCTGGGAATCAAAGGGGTGGCTCTTGGTGGGGTGTGGACAAACTTCAACCTTGTGGCTTCTTTGATTCTTTATATAGTCTTCTCTGGCACTCATAAGAAAACATGGGGTGGTTTCTCTTTTGAGTGCTTCACACAGTGGAAGTCTCTTCTCAATTTGGCTATTCCAAGCTGTGTTTCAGTGTGCTTGGAATGGTGGTGGTATGAGATCATGATTTTGTTATGTGGGCTGTTGGTGAACCCCAGGGCAACTGTGGCTTCAATGGGAATTCTGATCCAAACCACTTCTTTGCTTTACATTTTCCCTTCTTCATTGAGCTTCAGTGTGTCAACTAGAGTTGGCAACAAGCTTGGCGCACAGAAACCCTCAAAGGCGAGGCTTTCTGCCATTGTGGGGTTGTCTTGCAGTTTCGTGTCAGGTGTCCTGGCATTGGTTTTTGCTCTCATGGTCAGGAACACATGGGCTAGCATGTTCACAAAGGACAAAGAGATTATAAGTTTGACATCTATGGTGTTACCCATAATAGGCCTTTGTGAGCTTGGGAATTGCCCTCAAACAACAGGGTGTGGGGTGCTGAGAGGCACAGCAAGGCCTAAAGTTGGTGCTAACATCAACTTGGGATGTTTCTACCTTGTGGGAATGCCTGTGTCCATTTGGCTAGCTTTCTTCTCTGGCTATGATTTTCAAGGCCTCTGGCTTGGCCTTCTTGCAGCTCAAGGGTCTTGTGCAGTGTCCATGTTGGTGGTTCTGTGCAGAACTGATTGGGAATTTGAAGCCCAAAGAGCCAAGAAACTCACGGGAATGGGAGGAGCTTCTAGTGTTGATGATCACAACCATGAGGTTGATCCAGAGAAGCCACTCAAATTTGAAAGCAAGGAAGATTCTTTGGCATTATTAGCTGACTCAGATGAAAATGAACAGTGA